Proteins encoded by one window of Amaranthus tricolor cultivar Red isolate AtriRed21 chromosome 4, ASM2621246v1, whole genome shotgun sequence:
- the LOC130810390 gene encoding probable WRKY transcription factor 41 produces the protein MEEMMGFDKRAQLIKELLEGEEIAKELKNHILRDDNQDLCNSLLEKMLSTFDKTITMAKLLRIQVNQDHPSIIHPNNSIPLDSPLSNLSPNNENSHPNFPPLKRRRSMETRWTKTVQISSNGSLEGVLNDGYSWRKYGQKDILGAKFPRGYYRCTYRHSKGCVATKQVQQSNEDQSIYQIMYKGEHTCSQGVQMKEGQNSTIREQLKLKSELQPQLQPQLQQPLSPQQDIYVGLGPEGDIKVESEDEVIGQAQIFRSFSFTQAHLQPDSIEDNYMLSFCPIFGSPATSSNCLPVSPFHSTGIHEGLSMQTQEIDFHEAVSGMGSVINTPRMSVSHNFQFTLDDWLDLSDNLSFDQI, from the exons atgGAAGAAATGATGGGTTTTGATAAAAGAGCTCAATTAATCAAAGAACTACTTGAAGGAGAAGAAATTgcaaaagaattaaaaaatcatattttaagAGATGATAATCAAGACCTTTGTAATTCATTACTTGAAAAAATGTTATCAACTTTTGATAAAACCATTACAATGGCTAAGTTGCTTCGCATTCAAGTAAATCAAGATCACCCCTCCATTATTCATCCCAATAATTCTATTCCTTTGGATTCCCCTCTATCTAATTTAAGCCCAAATAATGAAAATTCTCACCCCAATTTTCCTCCTTTAAAGAGAAG GAGGTCAATGGAGACAAGGTGGACAAAGACTGTGCAAATTAGCAGTAATGGAAGTTTAGAAGGGGTTCTTAATGATGGTTATAGTTGGAGAAAATATGGGCAAAAAGATATTCTTGGAGCTAAATTTCCAAG GGGATATTATAGATGTACCTATCGTCACTCTAAAGGATGTGTTGCCACCAAACAAGTGCAACAATCAAATGAAGACCAatctatataccaaataatgtacAAAGGTGAACACACTTGTTCCCAAGGAGTCCAAATGAAAGAGGGTCAAAATTCCACAATTCGAGagcaattaaaattgaaatctgAACTGCAACCGCAACTACAACCACAATTACAACAACCTCTAAGTCCACAACAAGATATTTATGTGGGCCTTGGCCCTGAAGGAGATATTAAAGTTGAGTCTGAAGATGAAGTTATCGGGCAAGCCCAAATTTTTCGGTCTTTTTCATTCACCCAAGCCCACTTACAGCCCGATTCAATTGAAGACAACTACATGTTGAGCTTTTGCCCTATTTTTGGGTCACCAGCAACCTCGTCTAACTGTCTTCCGGTGTCTCCATTTCATTCCACCGGAATCCATGAAGGACTTTCTATGCAGACACAAGAAATCGACTTCCATGAAGCAGTTTCGGGTATGGGCTCGGTCATAAACACACCTAGGATGAGTGTGAGTCATAACTTTCAATTCACCCTAGATGATTGGTTAGATTTGAGTGACAACCTCTCTTTTGATCAAATTTGA